The Equus quagga isolate Etosha38 chromosome 12, UCLA_HA_Equagga_1.0, whole genome shotgun sequence genome includes a region encoding these proteins:
- the LOC124248289 gene encoding signal-regulatory protein beta-2-like isoform X1 gives MCTPTHPCSRLLVLLVVLSGASEQSDGNERQVQQPEGPMLVAEGETLLLRCTFVGSCLDDMIKWVKVSNQDQQEIYNFKHGIFPGVTPMIQRTLEPLNCDYSIYIHIVTREHAGTYHCVRFDGLSEHPEKKLDEGTSVLVKGAGDSEPDLWIIQPQELVSSTTGDTVLLNCTVLGNGPPGPIRWFRGSGLSREAIYNFEGLSHPNVTAVRASNSDFSILLHGVSTEYAGTYYCVKFQRKLNRQYLSGQGTRLRVKAKPSAPQETEFINERVARIFPSGLLSVLTLVVLGLKAVTLAAFLLALAVRRRNPRQEDCRTPGPAELYSF, from the exons ATGtgcacccccacccacccctgctcCCGACTGCTCGTGCTGCTCGTTGTCCTCTCAG GAGCCTCTGAGCAGAGCGACGGGAATGAGCGGCAGGTGCAGCAGCCGGAGGGCCCCATGCTGGTGGCAGAAGGTGAGACTCTCCTACTGAGGTGTACATTCGTTGGCTCCTGCCTTGATGACATGATAAAATGGGTCAAGGTGAGCAATCAGGACCAGCAGGAAATTTATAACTTCAAACACGGCATCTTCCCCGGGGTGACACCCATGATCCAGAGGACATTGGAGCCACTTAATTGCGACTATTCCATCTATATCCACATTGTCACCAGGGAGCATGCTGGAACCTACCACTGTGTGAGATTTGATGGCTTAAGTGAGCACCCAGAAAAGAAGCTGGATGAGGGCACCTCAGTGCTCGTGAAGG GAGCTGGGGACTCAGAGCCAGACCTCTGGATCATCCAGCCCCAGGAACTGGTGTCGTCGACCACTGGAGACACTGTCCTCCTGAACTGCACAGTGCTTGGAAATGGTCCCCCCGGACCCATCAGGTGGTTTCGGGGGTCTGGTCTGAGCCGGGAGGCCATTTACAACTTTGAAGGCCTCTCCCACCCCAACGTGACAGCGGTCCGGGCCTCCAACAGCGATTTCAGCATTCTTCTACACGGCGTCTCCACTGAGTATGCAGGCACTTACTACTGCGTAAAGTTTCAGAGGAAACTCAACAGGCAATACCTGTCTGGACAGGGCACCAGGCTGAGAGTGAAAG CAAAGCCCAGTGCTCCCCAAGAGACAGAGTTCATCAATGAGCGTGTAGCCAGGATATTTCCATCAG GCCTCCTGTCTGTGCTCACACTTGTGGTCCTGGGGCTGAAGGCAGTGACcttggctgctttcctgctggcCCTGGCTGTCCGCCGGAGGAACCCTCGGCAAGAAGACTGCAGGACCCCAGGCCCAGCAGAGCTGTACTCATTTTAG
- the LOC124248289 gene encoding signal-regulatory protein beta-2-like isoform X2: MCTPTHPCSRLLVLLVVLSGASEQSDGNERQVQQPEGPMLVAEGETLLLRCTFVGSCLDDMIKWVKVSNQDQQEIYNFKHGIFPGVTPMIQRTLEPLNCDYSIYIHIVTREHAGTYHCVRFDGLSEHPEKKLDEGTSVLVKGAGDSEPDLWIIQPQELVSSTTGDTVLLNCTVLGNGPPGPIRWFRGSGLSREAIYNFEGLSHPNVTAVRASNSDFSILLHGVSTEYAGTYYCVKFQRKLNRQYLSGQGTRLRVKGLLSVLTLVVLGLKAVTLAAFLLALAVRRRNPRQEDCRTPGPAELYSF, encoded by the exons ATGtgcacccccacccacccctgctcCCGACTGCTCGTGCTGCTCGTTGTCCTCTCAG GAGCCTCTGAGCAGAGCGACGGGAATGAGCGGCAGGTGCAGCAGCCGGAGGGCCCCATGCTGGTGGCAGAAGGTGAGACTCTCCTACTGAGGTGTACATTCGTTGGCTCCTGCCTTGATGACATGATAAAATGGGTCAAGGTGAGCAATCAGGACCAGCAGGAAATTTATAACTTCAAACACGGCATCTTCCCCGGGGTGACACCCATGATCCAGAGGACATTGGAGCCACTTAATTGCGACTATTCCATCTATATCCACATTGTCACCAGGGAGCATGCTGGAACCTACCACTGTGTGAGATTTGATGGCTTAAGTGAGCACCCAGAAAAGAAGCTGGATGAGGGCACCTCAGTGCTCGTGAAGG GAGCTGGGGACTCAGAGCCAGACCTCTGGATCATCCAGCCCCAGGAACTGGTGTCGTCGACCACTGGAGACACTGTCCTCCTGAACTGCACAGTGCTTGGAAATGGTCCCCCCGGACCCATCAGGTGGTTTCGGGGGTCTGGTCTGAGCCGGGAGGCCATTTACAACTTTGAAGGCCTCTCCCACCCCAACGTGACAGCGGTCCGGGCCTCCAACAGCGATTTCAGCATTCTTCTACACGGCGTCTCCACTGAGTATGCAGGCACTTACTACTGCGTAAAGTTTCAGAGGAAACTCAACAGGCAATACCTGTCTGGACAGGGCACCAGGCTGAGAGTGAAAG GCCTCCTGTCTGTGCTCACACTTGTGGTCCTGGGGCTGAAGGCAGTGACcttggctgctttcctgctggcCCTGGCTGTCCGCCGGAGGAACCCTCGGCAAGAAGACTGCAGGACCCCAGGCCCAGCAGAGCTGTACTCATTTTAG